From the genome of Plasmodium malariae genome assembly, chromosome: 9, one region includes:
- the PmUG01_09027700 gene encoding haloacid dehalogenase-like hydrolase, putative — protein MKGEEKCYYLSERGKSKSFKNIKLITFDLDHTIWNIDALLNYADNECYKYMKRNYKRLYDFLLKEYELSITKLVKQLLEKNLDLNKDVVQILTRIRIDAFKYLAKQTNYDEIKFSSEIQALWKKKKNDVHLFISPGTIEYLRELKSRGYILGAITNGDSDVNGIKFLNEIFSFVVRSMDYNYAKPSVEIFNIAENLLKEKNYNFNTDEWLHVGDDIYTDIMGAKNKNINCAWITMFRDGREISQSEWYSYLKLKLENINDSTLTQYNPYSDVLFSKFRKKDIVLPYDYIDIEIRHCRDLDIILV, from the coding sequence ATGAAAGGTGAAGAGAAGTGCTACTACCTGTCCGAAAGGGGAAAAAGCAAAAGTTTTAAGAACATAAAATTGATTACATTCGACCTTGATCATACGATATGGAACATTGATGCACTACTAAACTACGCAGACAACGAATGCTATAAATACATGAAGAGAAATTATAAGAGACTATATGATTTTCTATTGAAAGAGTATGAACTGTCCATTACAAAATTGGTAAAACagttattagaaaaaaatttagatcTAAATAAAGATGTAGTACAAATATTAACAAGAATAAGAATTGATGCTTTCAAATATTTAGCAAAACAAACAAACtatgatgaaataaaattttcgtCCGAAATACAAGcattatggaaaaaaaaaaagaatgatgtccatttatttataagtcCTGGTACTATTGAATATTTAAGAGAATTAAAAAGTAGAGGTTATATTCTAGGAGCTATAACAAATGGGGATTCAGATGTCAATGGTATTAAATtcttaaatgaaatattttcttttgtaGTTAGATCAATGGATTATAATTATGCAAAACCAAGTGTcgaaatttttaatattgcggaaaatttattaaaagaaaaaaattataattttaatacagATGAATGGTTACATGTTGGagatgatatatatacagatatCATGggtgcaaaaaataaaaacattaactGTGCATGGATTACTATGTTTCGTGATGGTAGAGAAATATCACAGAGTGAATGGTActcttatttaaaattaaaacttgaaaatattaatgattcTACATTAACTCAGTATAACCCTTATTCTgatgttttattttccaagttcagaaaaaaagaCATCGTTCTTCCATACGACTACATCGACATAGAGATACGCCATTGCCGTGATCTCGATATTATTTTGGTTTAG